The window GTTGGCCAGATTTCAAATAGTAGCTCTTCAAAGAAGAAGGCAAAGATTCCAATAGCTTCAATTTTCGGGAATGATAGTGACGAAGAACAGTGAAATATGTTTGTTGGGTTGAACCAGAATCTGTTTAAGTTTGTAAACTATTATTGTCTTTATGTCTCTCTTTTGCATCATCTTTAAGCAAACACTATGCCAATTACAGTTTATTTATGGAGTTTTTACAGTCAAATTGTTGAGTGAAAATTACAGTTTATTTGTGGAGTTTTACAGTCAGTTTCTATccaaatgtttattatttttttgctaaACCCATTATGTTATTAAGACCGCAAGCTGAAAAATACCTGTTTTGAAATACTTTTATGAATATGAAAACCAAAATCAGATGATAATTGACAAATCGTTGTCTGGTTTCATTTTACGAGTACAAATTTATAAGCATTTTTCATCATAAAACATGCACAATCTCTTAAAGTGATAGCTAAAATATCCTCtataaaagatagagatttttctttatttcatgtCAATCCTTGCGGCTTTTGCTTTGTCCTGTAAGAATTGTTGACATTATATATGTTGGTATTAGATATAAACCCTTTAAccatatactttatttattctCCATTTTCTTGACTAGATGTTTTACATATTTGAATAGCATGTTTGGTATGACCCAAAATTGAAAGCACTCACATACATCAACATTCATAAATATGTTATGCgtatcacaagaattgaaaggGTATATGATTCTAATCTCAgttgtgaataaaaaaaacaaaattgacaaGTTTTTTAAAAGCAAAAGAGTCCCCCGGCTTTATCAGACAATAGCATTGGCAACACTTGCATTTCTAGGCCATAAATCAGCACATTCCTTCCCAATTGGACTAGTAATGGCGGAACTTGGTTTTTTTACCATCAAACAAATAATGGTGAGTGAATGAATGAGGCCTAAAGATGATAtagtaatttaacacattttgagacattttttaCCTTTCATTTCTCCCTTAGGATTCACTATCACACCAGCATTATTTTCATAgtaacaacatatttatcaaccaagatatttacatattacaatcaacaaatttcatatataaaaaattgtgttgTGATTGTTCAAAATGGATAAGACCAAGAAGTAGGTAAGACTTTGAACGCAAATAAGTGAGTATAGTGTTTCTAAATACATCATTCATCATACCATAAACTCTATTCATTATTCCTAATACTCTTTCTTTAATATCTTAGTGGGTATATACAATACCCAAATACCCTTGAAACCAATactaaagaaaaactatttctAAATCCTCAACATTGAGAGTTTGTCATACAAAAGTGAATTGCAGTGAAGAAGGGGGTTAAAGGCATTGTGATGATGAAGTGAGACATGCCAATCAATCAAAAAGTCAAATTGTACGCTAACTAAATGTCACTTCGATTGTCAAAACAGATATCTGATTATGATGAGCTTTGTTTGGTTAAGTTGTTTACTTGTGGAAATGGGCATGCTTTACAAATTGTTTGATTTTCCCTAGTTGTGATCAAATAAGGGATTGTGTCAATCAGATCGTGAAAAGAGTGGGTTCTTCAGTCTAACTGTTCTAGTAAAGAATAACAAAGAATTGGTTAAACAAGTAACAAGTTATAATacaaaacaaaatcagaatCTACTAAATCACCTTCAAAATACACCTTCAAAATACATGAACACTCCATCCTTTCGGCGCCAGGGCTTGCGTTGTCTAACAATGACAGCAGACATGACCTTCTTTCTCAAATTAGGTTTCCCTTTCTTCACTGTCGCCATAACCATATCTCCCACACAAGAAGACAACAATCGATTCAAACGACCCTTAATCCCCTTCACTGATATGATGTAGAGATTCTCCGCGCTGGTATTGTCGGCACAGTTGACCGTAGCCGCTATAGGAAGACCCAGTGACATGCGGAACTTGTTTCCCGCCGATCCTCCGCGACCTGAAACACGTTGTTTTTCAACATTGAATTACTATCAAATATCAAACATGTAGTTAACAGAGAATTGTATAGAAGATGAAAACACTAACCTCGCTTCGACATTTTGGCAGCTTCAGAATACAAGGACAAtgtgaaattagggttttagagTATTTATGTGAGAACCCTAAATTTAAGGTTCGTGGCCGGAGAATATTTACCAAATATGAGAAATACCAAAGGTGAGAAATACCAAAGGCGAGAactaccaaatgcgagaaataccaaatgcgagaaatacatttctcgtaattgagcatcaaatgcaagaaataccaaatgcgagaaatacatttctcataattgagcaccaaatgcaagaaataccaaatgcgagaaataccaaatgcgagaaatacatttctcgtaattgagtgGTAAAACAGGCGCGCGAAgggtattacagacttttcacagggcaaaaaggccctttttgccaactttatcaACCATGAGCCTTTTTTGAAATTAGACATCTTATTAGGGCcaattcatcaaatttcccctgaTAAAGAGGTGAAATTAGACCAAAGCAAAGAGAGTATCATCCCTCAAATTACCTAAGAACAACActaattgaaaacaaaatgacGGTAACCAGCTTAATAGCAAAGTACAAAATATAAGAGAGAATATCTAACTTTTAAGAGATCATGAAAAACATAAGAAGagca is drawn from Impatiens glandulifera chromosome 3, dImpGla2.1, whole genome shotgun sequence and contains these coding sequences:
- the LOC124932858 gene encoding 60S ribosomal protein L23-like; this translates as MSKRGRGGSAGNKFRMSLGLPIAATVNCADNTSAENLYIISVKGIKGRLNRLLSSCVGDMVMATVKKGKPNLRKKVMSAVIVRQRKPWRRKDGVFMYFEDNAGVIVNPKGEMKGKKCLKISAITSPIGKECADLWPRNASVANAIV